Proteins found in one Oncorhynchus mykiss isolate Arlee chromosome 3, USDA_OmykA_1.1, whole genome shotgun sequence genomic segment:
- the vmo1b gene encoding vitelline membrane outer layer 1 homolog b: MRLTSVNMTTPLFTALSFLAVLALGSCLALLPEEQPYVERAGIQYSARPYTSLLTVPNGEQFGNWTWPEMCPDKFFAVGFMLRVESEQYGLDDTALNGIRLICAKDEDRSFLYTIESHTGFFGDWSDPQYCPRGVLTSFQLRVEPHQGLFGDDTAANNVRFRCSSNPTLAGAGLDYGEYSLWSQDCGDGGICGIETKMEEYQYGLDDSSLNDVRFHCCAKLQQ, translated from the exons ATGAGACTGACTTCTGTCAACATGACTACCCCTCTTTTCACTGCTCTGTCCTTCCTGGCTGTGCTGGCCCTTGGGTCATGTCTAGCTCTCTTGCCCGAGGAGCAGCCCTATGTGGAGCGTGCTGGTATCCAATACAGCGCTAGGCCTTacacctccctcctcaccgtGCCCAATGGAGAGCAGTTTGGGAACTGGACCTGGCCCGAGATGTGTCCCGACAAGTTCTTCGCCGTTGGGTTCATGCTCCGG GTGGAGTCTGAACAGTACGGTCTGGACGACACTGCCCTGAATGGCATTCGCTTGATCTGCGCTAAGGACGAAGATAGGAGCTTCTTGTACACCATTGAGTCTCACACTGGATT ctTTGGTGACTGGTCGGACCCCCAGTATTGCCCCAGGGGTGTGCTGACTTCCTTCCAGCTGCGTGTGGAGCCCCACCAGGGTCTGTTCGGTGACGACACAGCCGCCAACAACGTCAGGTTCCGCTGCAGCAGCAACCCCACCCTCGCAGGCGCCGGCCTGGACTACGGTGAGTACAGCCTCTGGAGCCAGGATTGTGGCGATGGAGGAATCTGTGGCATCGAGACCAAGATGGAGGAATACCAGTACGGTCTGGATGACTCATCTCTCAATGACGTGCGCTTCCACTGCTGCGCCAAACTCCAGCAG TAA
- the LOC110515374 gene encoding H-2 class II histocompatibility antigen, A-U beta chain-like, with protein sequence MAIRKAEVETICRYSARYFKLSTLERIVPPIVKARLTKPSRYAELSMLECSVLGFYPQEVRVSWLRDRLETTIAVTSTDTLANGDWSYQLHSYLEFRPQRGESVSCMVEHPSLDEPLEVVWGERPGEEREYCGLE encoded by the exons ATGGCTATAAGGAAAGCAGAAGTGGAGACTATTTGCCGATACAGTGCAAGATACTTCAAACTGAGCACTTTGGAAAGAATAG TGCCTCCCATTGTCAAAGCCCGCCTGACCAAGCCCTCTCGCTACGCGGAGCTGTCCATGCTGGAGTGCAGCGTTCTAGGCTTCTACCCTCAGGAGGTGAGGGTGAGCTGGCTGAGAGACAGGCTGGAGACCACCATAGCCGTGACCTCCACAGACACACTGGCTAACGGGGACTGGAGCTACCAGCTCCACTCCTACCTAGAGTTCAGGCctcagagaggggagagtgtaaGCTGCATGGTTGAGCACCCCAGCCTAGATGAACCACTGGAGGTGGTCTGGGGTGAGAGACCTGGGGAAGAGAGGGAGTATTGTGGTCTGGAGTGA